The stretch of DNA atggaacggattgagtaaagaactcaaacaatgtacagagatgagcaaattcaaaaaacaatacaagcagttgatgtttgctaaagaagagtcctgattgttctgtcaggtttgttattttatttattttttttattttattttattttattttttatttatttatttattttttttttaatataattttctttgttgtgtttaaaaaaaaaaagaaaaagctttgttcttttttatttatttatttagtattgtcatcattattattattattattaatgttctttccttttttgggggggagggctatctcaccgttatctattatgtgttatcctgactatcactgaaaacatgacatggaatgcagaaagtgaacaacatgtactgtacaagatgtagattggaaggggggtaggattaaataagctttgcttcttcctactccttttggacatgtggaactgtcaaagaatgattcatgagatgtattccattgtaaccttcatgttcaaataaactaaaccaaaccaaaccaaaacatgaatgtgttgaatttgagcttcatttgttttgtttactcacgacggctatggtttaagtctgcctATCCAGTGTataaaatttagaggaaaaaacggATTTATTCTTATGTAAGCCGcatgtgtccacgtcataaagtggcatattgtggcgcacacaagtccgtgaggaccagtcagctctttatttgacagcagccaatcatgagctatgaacaaATTCTCAACAAGCTTTTCAACCAATTGGAAATTGCAAGAAGTCATTACTTAATATCACACTGACTcatggtttcatcttacaaacaacattaaactcatcacacagcaactaacactcaaacaTTATACATCAGAAATATTGAAACATGTATCAATGCGagtttattatgaaaaaaacattttcaagcgttctcataatgcatttttttcagaaaaacatttaattggagAAGCAtataaagcatagaaaatggtgctgcaatgccgcttctgtccaccagagggagccagaggacatGGAGCCCAAACCCCggagggaagctgacgtcattgcagtgccccaatgaatgcacTGCTCATTGCACATCATTTCCTGTGCGACTCTCAAGCTCGCCACAGTGTGCTGTATAATACTGCACTATGctgacattttatgctttattgtTAGGGTTGGGCGAGATGGACCTTAACATGTATCACGATATGACGATATAATtgagtcttgtataaaaagacTCAATGggcaatgaatgcattgctcattggggcgctgcaatgacgtcagttTCCCCCCGGGCTTTGGGCTCCatgtcctctggctccctctggtgaacAGAAGCCCggagggaagctgacgtcattgcagcgccccaatgaatacACTGCTTAGACGCAATACCTTATGGGAGGACTTTAAAATGTagggttttatttttattttaaactcatattggtacatgtttgtatatttgtatatacattttgagtattaagttgctgtgtgatgaatttagtgctgtcAGTAAAGTGTTGTTTCAATGATGACACAGTGCGtgagactgttatgttgttatgctGGTAAATATACACTGACCTCagaatgctgcttctgtccaccagagggagccagaggacccagagcccaaagcccagggggaagctgacgtcattgcagcctctccaatgaatgctttgctcagatgcaatgccttatgggaaaacttgaaaatgttggacgcctccctggggaggtgttcagaaggcatcctgaccagtgTTGAAAGTCCAGTGTGAAGTCTGCACTGTCAACACAAGTTGAAACTGAGCGTTTGTGTGGCTGCATCATCATGCTGCGTCACCTATAATGCTAAACTGGAATTTTCCACATATAGGACGTTGCGGACCCCTGAGAGTACTGGAAATACACCACAAAGTCAGAGAATTGTAGTCACACAGCAGtgtagaagtgatgggacagGCCAACGGGCCATGGTACGAGTGGCCTAGCCCGAGTCCAGCATGGTACAAAAGATCTAGTGTGAAGCCTTTTACCAAGTGACTTTTCTGTGCTAGAGCTTTGATcatctttgcaaaaaaaatgccaatatTTCAGAATCATTATGATGTTTTGGTGTGAAAAATCCCGCACAAACTGCATGCTTTGGTGTTGTCTActtttttgtttggttgtttgggttttgattttgattttttgaGTTAAAGTTCAAACAAACCTTGTTTCTTGCTTTTTTAGgcatttttgtattctttttgttttttaaagctacattaacttggaagtcaaccagtgCCAGGGTACGGATTGTGTTcagctttggaggttccactgtatgtataaatatatttcagAATAGCCTTTGTTGTTGGTAAACAAGAGTGAAAACATTGTTCTGCTTATTTTTGGTCCTTACCCGCAGCACTGTGTAGTAAATGGCTGTGTTGATCTCCAGTGGGAAAAGGTTTTGCTGCTGACTGGAGCGAGCCCAGTTCACATAACACAACCAGTTGCCCTTCACTGGGTCAGTGGCGTCCACACACATCCCGCCTCACCCTGGGAAATAAAGCTGCATAAATaatacacatgcatacataaACTACACACGTCATCCCATGAAACATGAAAGGTGATGACATACCTCCCACATGTAAACATTACTGGTCACATGGCACCTTTTCTTCTTCCATCCAACAAATGGACCAAAGCGTCGTCCTTTGGGGATGAGCCCGGTGGAccacacacctgtcagtcaaaatatggaattacaattaaaatagtgtgacatTTTGCTCATGAGCATCACAGTGTTGTATGGATTTGAAGTCGCCATTTTGCCAGATCAGGATGAACATCGGTGTGTCAGTCCCCTCTTAAAGCAAACATGAGCAGGTGATGTCTTTTTATATTGCTAAGTTTTTTTCTCGAACAGTCCCCTCAAACAAAGCACTAGCAGGTGacgttgttgctgttgttgtttcttgTTCCCTTGTTTCACCCTGACCGTCCCCTCTTAAACCAACACCACAGGCaattttggcattgttgctgttATTGTGTCTTGTTATTACTTTTGGCTCTTCTGTCCCCTCTTATACCAAACACTAGCAACTTACTGatgctgttattgttgttgcggTTGTCTTTTGTTCTGTCCTTCCACTCGCTTTGTCCCCTCTTAAACCATGCAAAACCAAGCACTAGCAGGCAATGTTGTTATTGCTGTTGATGTTGTCCTGTCTTGTCTACTTCCTCCCACCTGTCCCCTCCTAAACCAGTCAAAATCAAGCCCAAGCAGCAGAGACGTGCGGTCAGGGTAAGCAAGTGACCatgaaaaactttaaaaaatgaataattctAACATAAAATAGTATTGCTATTTTCCATCtatatgtattttctgtatgagtccaatattttttcaaatacagtggatccccacatgtttgcaattcagcatttgcGACACCGCAAGTTCGCTTTTTAAAAatcgaaacatttttttttatttgtggaaaacccacccatttttgctttttatctaaaaaaaaagccCTTTTTTCAGATAATCCATCTTATTTACCTTACAAATATgtgataatccatccatccattttctatgtcgcttatcctcactcgggtcgcgggggtatgctggagcctatccaagctgactttggccgagaggcggggtacaccctggactagtcgccagccaatcgcagggcacatatagacaaacaaccattcaccctcacattcatacctatggacaatttagagtctcaacatgcatggttttgaaatgtgggaggaaaccagagtacccagagaaaacccacgcaggcacggggagaacatgcaaactaaatatgtgataataaataGGGTTGGCCGATAATTTTTATATACCGGTATAAATCCTTCCAAtcataagaaaatgacttatagCGGTATAAATGACAAAAGGAAAAAAGCCGAGTTGAAGACGTGTTTTTCCTGCGACTGCGCGGCACGGCGCCCTGTACTTGCGCATTGGCGCCTCACGTGTACCACAGCATACAGCGCCCTACGGTTTCCACATTAACGGAATCGCGggattggccaataaaaacagaatttactgtTATATGCGGAAATTGacgtaatgtgaatgaaatgctgtcatcatgaGAGGGAACGTATTTACTCAAACATTGCGGAATCACAACACCAAACCGCCTCCTTCCAAAGCACggttattcttgcacccagcctGTCTTACAGGCATTCTCAGAACACAagtccggccttcaaaataagagcgctgtttgccCCATGTCTAACTGTGAAATTCACTAGAGCCCTAAGCACAGTCCAGCAGTGGCAGAggcaacaaaagagagaaaatatGAGCATGGCTGAAAGAGAAGCTGAGACTATAGACGAAGAAACTGTTGCTAAACAGGGAGGTACctatgtaatatggaagtggtttggtttcgatAGAGCAGAAGTGGAGCAAGAGACCATAATAAGCAACGTTTGCAAAGCAACGGTGATGGAATTAGATtagattgtactttattgatcccacagcggggaaattcgcGGAACACGACAAATTTGTTCTACCATCTCAAGCGCAAACACAGAGTTGAGTAAGAAGAGTGTGTCATGAAGCGTGAGACAGTCAGCAAGCACATCTACGCTTACccagtcaaaaatacaaaacgcttggtttggtagacactaaatgcacttgcGGTATTGCAGTTTGttgcaataaatcaataaatgtgatTTGAGACCAGTGTATTTAATTGTATGgtttaaggtttgtagctttttatacaagactcaATTATATCGTCATATTGTGATACAGCCCAAAAATAtcgtgatacatgctaaggtccatcTCACCCAACcctaatacaataataaagcataaaatgtcagCATAGTGCAGTATTATACAGCACACTGTGGCGAGCTTGAGAGTcacacaggaaatgatgtcAGAGGCAAACTTaagtacttaactgaagtactcttttgttttaataatagtAACTTAGCAAACACTCACCCACACAGCACAAAAGAACAGAGGGTCATCAACTGGAACCACTATCTCACTCACGGGATGATGGAGACAAACACAAGGCAGGCTGAGAAGCCCACACGCACACTACACCCACACGCAAACGTGTACTTTCTGCTGGCGGCGCCACATCAACAGAAAAGGTAATGACGCTGCAGGAGACGGAACTTCTGGATATGTTTATAAACTGAACTGGCCATGgaggagctgaatctaatctattaattataacagtcacttttattgcaaatgtttatcCGATATCAGAGACGTCAAACCCAAGCTAGCAGGAGTGTTTGGAGGGGGTGGAGCGAGCCTGTGTAGCTTATGGTGTCGGCAAGACGCAGCAGCATAACCCAGGCTTTCTTAGGGTTAGAGATTTTAATGGCTGTCTCAATTACTCGCATTTATTTGCTATTTGCCAGTGATCTCGAACCGCAACCCAGACGAATAGGATCTTCTCTGGGTGCCGAGCCCATCGTATGAGTGGGCAATCCTTTATGAACTGGGTTGGATGACAACTAAGAAGTATTCgaaaacagcatttttattctcttcttttttttagtaCCCTCTTAGCAACTTGTGCTTGGAATTTTAAggtttaaaagtaaaaaaaaaaaaaagtcagtgcctcaccagccatgaaggtcatgtttttgctgtttcttgCGAAAGGGAAATAGAAGTACACCACACAGTTACATGTCTCgcttattttctgtttgtcTGTCCCCTATTAAACAAAGCAGGAGATGGTCTTGTTTTTTgactttgctttttttgctcGCTGTTAGCTATCtctctgtcccctcttaaaaaAACAGGTTAAACGAAAGCACCATAGCAGGcgatgttattgttgttgcctCTTGCTCCTATCAAAATATTCCTTGCGTTGCACCTTAGCTTACACATCATGTTTACTTATTTACTCACCAATGCCGCTTTGATTGACAGCCAAAGGTCCGAGACACAACCCATCGGAAAGTCCACTCCGGACCTGAGCTGGAATTTGATCCAAAGTCTCGATGGCCATGACTTGCTATTCTGTATgaccaaataaaatgtaatccttagttcattcattcataataaTTGGCACTTAACATGTAGCCTCAGATTAACGTcactatacatttttatttaagtcattcagatttaaatttattataataatagtaaatactgtataatacacattatgtcattttttattgtggAGTTGTATGGAAGACCTTCTTTGGCTCCCAACAACCAAAAATGCAGTCAGCAGGCTGGAAAAGAGAGGAGGCTGGGGGAGAGTCTCCTTACCTTCCCTCACCTGCTGGAGCTGAAAGAGGCTCAAAgccaaagaaagacaaaaaaactcaAACATTTCTGCGCATCTATTGCCTAAAAACACCTGCTGGGTGTGACATTTCAACATGTCTGCTTCCCAAAAGCATACAAAAGTCAACTCAATACAAGAGctttaaaaagataataatgcacATTCAtttaacagtgtttatttttatgcgTGTGGTGGCTGtgtgtaatattttgaccctcTTCAGgtgaccaaaatattacaaataactcAATTATATACCATATGAccaaataaaaattaattaattaaattaaataatgattGGTGCTCATGAACTTAGCATGCATTCACAACCAAAACATCATAATGATTCTGAAatattggcattttttttttctaaagatGATCAAAGCTCTAGGACAGAAAAGTCACtctccatttatttatttagaaaactGACTTAAACTAATATTctaaatgatttaaaatatttatctaataataagtaatataacaaatgttacattgataaataaggaatgtATCAGATATTActtataatatttaaaaatgaatgtagAAGCAATCCAATCTATTTCACAATGatacaaagtaaataaatacatataaaacaaatatatatatacaatacaatgaTAATTAGTGCAGTTGTACAGCAATGAAAAGTGGAAATACATGATTTTAGACAATATCCGCcacaaccccccaaaaaaggactatacagtattaatatacagtatacataccaACGTCTATCATGATTATATACATAAAAATCATACTGGGAGGTTTGTGATCATTATGGCTCTTTTGTATGGGGTCTCCCTAAAAAAGGCCTTATaagcacaaaaaatgtttaatacaCTTTTTAATGATTATGATTTAATTATGACaggtattattttaaaaaaaattacaatataatacattttagaattcattaatgggttttctccgggtactccggtttcctcccacatttcaaaaacatgcatgttaggttaattggcgactctaaattgtccataggtatgaatgtgagtgtgaatgattgtttatatattatattgtttatatattgtctatatgtgccctgcgattggctggcgaccagtccaggaggtaccctgcctctcgcctatCGTGGACaagccgcatagaaaatggatggatggatggaatgaatCCATTAATATATCTACATttggatgtacagtatgcacCACTCCAGTCAGTGTCATAGATTTAGTAGATGCAATTCAAGTAGAATGCCACTAGAGGGCACTCTACCAACATTAATATGTGCCCTTAAATGAAaagaattagggctgtcaatcgattaaaatatttaatcgtgattaatcaaatatttttacccatagttaactcataattactCACAGATAGAAAGATTGTTTGTAATTAATTATatgtagggatgtaaatctttgTTATAAACGACTGGATAGCATGTAGATACACGGTtatgatacgattcaaaaacgatatgttttaaaaacagaacaatctgATATGAttcaatacagtgtacaaacgatatgaTTCGATTCGATAGGATTCAACAGTTACATTTGTTTAAGGAGACACTAATGTTACGATATAACATAcagaagccaattgtataaaagtttcattcttacagtattttcaaatgtgtaaaagagcacatcatatctcCAAACATGCTGTAAGGGGTCCCCAACCGCCGAGCCGCCGGAAACATTCAGGcgcaaagattaaaaaaaaataaataaataaaaaataataatttaaagaaTTTGTAAATACctacattacattttatatattttatgaaaagaaatatcaaatttggaaatatgggctattattttattcaaaaaaataatatacagtttttgcatgtgagtggcgacttgtcccactttgctCGACGgttcttgaatgcaccatctaactttgtaCCATGTTGCACAGATTATTAAGACTACTGCACTGTAttttttcttatatattttgtctttcacctcatattttgtctcaaatgctgatagcacgtgggaatgcataaaatataagatttgattaccttattgagtgctaatgtgcacatttgtgcggtgcacctctctgaaaaacaaactctaaactggtactggtggatggtgcctctgtattcatttagtggttttaatttgatgttcccGTGATAGTTTTAcacagtacataataaataagataagttAGATCGcgataatgtacgtatgttttgctggtgtgttgaaaatctttcccggtgactagctagcacgctgctaatgctatttacaacCATTCATATCTTCAGTcgtggtcacattgacacaaggcccaaatagctgtcctcggctatgcctgccggtaaatagtacctcgtaacccaaatttcaGGTTGCAATTCAAAACAAAATATCAACTGAGAGATGGCTTGCTAAAAAACACAGTTTGGACACTCGTATACCAAGGTACCACTatataaataacaatttaaaaaataccggcagtgcttcagtagCAATCCGCCAGGGCTTTGAatctaaacttaccattcaaaataccattttctttgtccatttttgcccaatatttgttcccgcttgtggctccacatccagcTCTGCTGTTCCCTCAAACTACTGTGTGGGCCGCGCACACGTTAATCCCGcgtaaaaaaaggaaatgtctgttaacttgttattaatgcattaactttgacagccctaaaaagataaaataaaaaataaaaaaagatacttTATTAAATTAAGGATGagaaattgaaataaataaattaattaaaattattaggataatatttttttttcacttctgtTAATACTGCAAGATGGAAAACATTGTGTATAATGCATGAATTTGAATGATGGTGTAAATGACAATTATGGCGCCCCCTATGAGTTGTGGTCAAAATGGTTAGGAAGACATGCtcttgtctgttgttgttgttagaaTCATTAAACTAATGCTCAATGACGCACGACCTgtacaaagatgttttgcttgatggcggccatgtttttcaaccaatcttgctcaaattttgagTGTGAGAAATTTGAAGTCACCCAAATTTTGTCacttaataacagcgccaccatgcaGTTTATTTGTCACTGAAacaacagcacaggcaacacagtagacgtgcatgttttgacacctGTTGACCCATCTGTGAGCAGCGGTTGAGGATTAGAAGATTGTTTGGATGAAGAAGGCTCAAACAGCACATTATTCCACAGTGAAGTTACCATATTTTATTTCTTGAAGTGCCATTCATGCATATTGGGCGAGAGGGAGGAGGGTGGTATTGACAAGTTCTAATAACACTTTACAGCACTAAACCAATACAAAGAGTAGCTGTCACCTCATTGGACAACAAAAGTCAGAAATCGTGcaattaaaatcaaataaaaataaaaggggaaaaaaaacaacaagaaatgacaaaagacaaaaactaataaaagacaaaagcaaatatatatttatcaacACTGAAACACTCAATGTAGAAACATAGTACAGGTCAAAGGTAgtgtcacacacacgcacgcacacacacacacacacacaaagccattttcatcacatatatacaatatagatatatacatactgtCACCCTCTAACTGGACGATAACAAAATATTCTTTCCCCTCCCTCGTCTGTGGTGACCCCGCCCCCCgagaggaaaaagaagaagaagaggaggaggaggagtatgATTGAAAAGACAAATATGTACAAGACACACCAGCACTGAAGAACAGGCCCCCCCCCATCCATTGCTTGCTTTAACAAAACACTCTACTTTTTAAAACcccacaaataataataatctctcCGGCAGGTACACGGGTGTAAAAACTggcttaaagaaaaaaaaaaatgtaatcgcacaagacacacacatacgtgGAACAGTGATCCAGTCATTTCACTCTTTGTCCCTTTTAGCCTCgctatttgattttttattattttattcttcacCTGGAAGAACTCAAattgaaatgactttttttgtttgttttttgtaatagtACACACTCGTTCCTAACAGGTGGATTCACTGGATGGATTCATGGCGTCTTGAAGCAATGGAGGTACAAATGGAGTGCAATACTTGGCTGCGACCATTCGAGGCGTTGTTGATTCAGTCGCGTAACTCCTTTGCTGTCTAAATGCCGTCGGCTATGGAGAGTTGAGCCGCACCCGCAGTTGGGCGCCATTACTCAAGACGGCACTAGGCGTGGAAATGGGAGTTCAgaaccactttaaaaaaatatcagctcttgtgaaaaaaaaaaaaaaactgtcaaatgCTCGTCCCAAGTTTACTTAAGTTTGTCTTTTGACTTCTTTAACGACATGCTGCAATCAATTAGTGACAAAAAGGCAAAACGGGGACAACAGCGAAAGCTAACCATTAGCTTCAACTACCGAATCCAACGGCAGTGTCTTAACCTGTTGATTCACACAAGGACgcaacattttttcaaaatggccCCTttcagtattaaaaaaaagattgtcaTCAACATAGAGCCCCACATGATAGATCTTAAAAGTGAAAAGCTGATGTGCCAGTgacagctcagtagtgcacgtaatgggatacacctatgccGTCTGcaaagactgctattaaaacacctccaaaaacctccaagaaggttttatggttttctatccatgctgtgaccatgtagtaacaggtacattcatcataacgcaatacttacagtatttttcatATATTTCGGCCATTCTAAGCATTGCCGGAGCTTCCTTGCTCGGCGCATTGAATTCACATAGCAACGTCGTgtaaacgaacgcctacaccttgcgttaacttttccaaactcagaagtaaaaacacaacagcgcTGGCGGCATCTTGAATATGCAGccttacctttcggtagtgtctgaggcgttgtgagcgccACGCTGACGCGCTGCGtgcgagtctgtggtgaagctagtcgctcgCCGGCCTGTAGCTGGCCGGTGTGGTATGGCTAAATGTCAATACGCCAATAatgtagttcgatcggcgtaacaaaaataataataatgttattgtAGCTTGGT from Dunckerocampus dactyliophorus isolate RoL2022-P2 chromosome 8, RoL_Ddac_1.1, whole genome shotgun sequence encodes:
- the LOC129187049 gene encoding PR domain zinc finger protein 2-like, which translates into the protein MAIETLDQIPAQVRSGLSDGLCLGPLAVNQSGIGVWSTGLIPKGRRFGPFVGWKKKRCHVTSNVYMWEGEAGCVWTPLTQ